The Flavobacterium marginilacus genome window below encodes:
- a CDS encoding L-ribulose-5-phosphate 4-epimerase, whose amino-acid sequence MSSIYKDLKQECYEANMQLNALNLVVYTFGNVSAVDREKGVFAIKPSGVPYENLKPEDIVIVDFDNNIIEGSLRPSSDTKTHAYLYKNWPNIGGVAHTHATYSVAWAQSQRDIPIFGTTHADHLTSDIPCAPPMADALIEGNYEHNTGIQILDCFKEKNLNYEETEMVLIGNHGPFAWGKNAAKAVYNSKVLEVVAEMAYLTLQINPNAPRLKDSLIKKHYERKHGKDSYYGQ is encoded by the coding sequence ATGAGCTCTATATATAAAGATTTAAAACAAGAGTGCTACGAAGCAAATATGCAGCTGAATGCATTGAATCTGGTAGTTTATACTTTTGGTAACGTAAGCGCGGTTGACCGCGAAAAAGGTGTTTTTGCCATCAAGCCAAGCGGTGTTCCTTATGAAAACTTAAAGCCTGAGGACATTGTCATTGTTGATTTTGACAACAACATCATCGAAGGAAGCCTGCGCCCTTCTTCGGATACTAAAACGCATGCCTATTTATACAAAAATTGGCCAAACATTGGCGGTGTTGCACATACTCATGCTACATATTCTGTAGCTTGGGCACAATCACAAAGAGACATTCCAATATTCGGAACGACACATGCCGATCATTTAACTTCTGACATTCCGTGCGCGCCTCCAATGGCTGACGCCCTTATCGAAGGAAACTATGAACACAATACCGGAATCCAGATTTTAGATTGTTTCAAAGAAAAAAATCTTAATTACGAAGAAACAGAAATGGTGCTAATAGGAAATCACGGTCCTTTTGCCTGGGGAAAAAATGCTGCTAAAGCAGTTTACAACTCTAAGGTTCTTGAAGTGGTTGCCGAGATGGCTTACCTGACACTGCAGATTAATCCTAATGCACCGCGATTGAAGGATTCTTTGATCAAAAAGCATTACGAACGCAAACACGGTAAGGATTCCTATTACGGACAGTAG
- a CDS encoding bifunctional riboflavin kinase/FAD synthetase, translating into MKIFHSIDDFYITSGKTAKKTIITLGTFDGVHFGHKKILEKVTQNTENEKYESLVLTFFPHPRMVLQEDSGIKMLNTIDEKTALLDQIGIQNLVIHPFDENFSRLTAEEFVKKVLVDQFHIHKIIIGHDHRFGRNRTANIDDLKAFGEQYGFEVEEISAQEIKEVSVSSTKIRHALNEGNMALANEYLGYNYSLTGIVTKGRQLGRTIGFPTANLKIEENFKLIPKNGVYIVKSIIGSKSVLGMMNIGFNPTVDGKNQTIEINYFNFDGDLYDQKITVSILKRIRDEEKFASVEHLKAQLEKDKNTALTYFENH; encoded by the coding sequence TTGAAAATTTTTCATTCTATAGACGATTTCTACATTACCTCAGGAAAAACGGCAAAAAAAACGATTATTACTTTGGGAACCTTTGACGGTGTTCACTTTGGCCATAAAAAAATTCTGGAAAAAGTAACACAAAATACAGAAAACGAAAAGTATGAAAGTTTAGTTCTTACTTTTTTCCCGCATCCCAGAATGGTTTTACAAGAGGATTCGGGTATAAAAATGCTCAATACAATTGATGAAAAAACAGCATTACTGGATCAGATTGGAATTCAAAATTTAGTAATTCATCCTTTTGATGAAAATTTTTCCAGATTGACTGCCGAAGAATTTGTAAAAAAAGTACTTGTAGATCAATTCCATATCCACAAAATAATTATTGGCCACGATCATCGTTTTGGCCGTAACAGAACTGCAAATATTGATGATTTAAAAGCTTTTGGAGAACAATATGGCTTTGAAGTTGAAGAAATTTCGGCTCAGGAAATTAAGGAAGTATCTGTAAGCTCTACTAAAATAAGACATGCTCTTAACGAGGGCAATATGGCTCTTGCCAATGAATATCTGGGTTACAATTATTCACTAACCGGCATTGTTACCAAAGGCAGACAGCTTGGAAGAACTATTGGATTTCCAACTGCCAACTTAAAAATAGAAGAAAACTTCAAGCTAATTCCAAAAAACGGCGTATATATTGTAAAAAGTATCATCGGCTCCAAAAGTGTTTTAGGAATGATGAATATTGGTTTTAATCCAACTGTTGACGGTAAAAATCAGACTATAGAAATTAATTATTTTAATTTTGACGGAGATTTATACGATCAAAAAATTACTGTTTCTATATTGAAAAGAATCAGAGATGAAGAAAAATTTGCTTCGGTTGAACATTTAAAAGCACAATTGGAAAAAGATAAGAATACGGCTTTGACCTATTTTGAAAACCATTAA
- a CDS encoding reprolysin-like metallopeptidase, with the protein MNKLFFCLGILAMSFSAFSQGNSAWKEVGSTQKTAVNKQNDNIQSDAKRLFALDLNQFRHSLVSGSAGQGVSIEIPNSDGKMEQFLVVESSNFVPELQSQYPDIKSYSGTGITDPGASINFSIAPNGVQSMVLRGGSVSEFIDPLSGSKSIYAVSASKTRSKGSLPLTCKTADVVLNQGLTKKTNELKSSNGVFKTMRLALSCTGEYAQYFGGTAADALAGMNATMTRVNGVFNRDLAVKLLLVANESDIIFTNAATDPYSDASIGMDPIKDCTGDCPSPWNQELQSTLTSKIGEANYDIGHLFAASGGGGDAACIGCVCSALHNTNSTPVYSLGKGSGYTSPSNSKPEGDLFDIDFVAHEMGHQLGANHIFSYDVEGTGVSVEPGSGSTIMGYAGITDYDIQNHSDDYFSYASIKQIQDNLSIKSCPVKTALSGQTPTASAGADYTIPKGTPFVLKGTASDPNGDVMTYCWEQNDSAASSESGGNSIAYSTKTTGPTFRSFLPSSVTNRYFPAFERTLVGQLSTTWESVSNVGRALNFVFTARDNAASGLAQTYSDAMVVTVDGAKGPFAVTSQNTSGTSWGLGSSQTITWDVNGSNLLSGSANVNVKMSIDGGQTFPIVLASNTPNDGSEVITAPSTAAKSCRILIEPTGNIFYALNSTSFTLGYSIQTTCNTYTFAAPYTIPESQTYAERTIVVPASSGEITDVNFNVSFTHTYISDVQIEVVSPNGTTVKLFDKSCGATNTNLILTYDDLGGTLACGIKTSQTVGPAGVLSAFNGENPQGTWKLRFRDTGVGDSGTIDAASIQICSSAYVPLAVPDSEINNFILYPNPNKGSFTIKYKSENAENLLVTVTDLSGRKFYQKTIKNTGGISEFVQLPNVAAGTYIVTLIDGSRKESAKIIVN; encoded by the coding sequence ATGAATAAATTATTTTTTTGCTTAGGGATTCTTGCAATGAGTTTTTCTGCATTTTCGCAAGGGAATTCCGCTTGGAAAGAAGTCGGAAGTACTCAAAAAACTGCTGTTAACAAGCAAAATGACAATATACAGTCCGATGCAAAACGATTATTTGCTTTAGATTTAAACCAATTCAGGCATTCTCTTGTTTCTGGCTCAGCCGGCCAAGGTGTTTCTATAGAAATTCCTAACAGCGATGGTAAAATGGAGCAGTTTTTAGTTGTGGAATCTTCTAACTTTGTTCCTGAGCTGCAATCACAATATCCTGATATTAAATCCTATTCTGGAACTGGAATCACAGATCCCGGAGCTTCTATTAATTTTAGTATTGCTCCAAATGGCGTGCAGTCAATGGTTTTAAGAGGAGGCAGTGTTTCAGAATTTATTGATCCCCTTTCTGGCAGCAAATCCATTTATGCGGTTTCGGCTTCCAAAACCAGAAGCAAAGGAAGTCTGCCTCTAACCTGCAAAACGGCTGATGTTGTTTTGAATCAGGGTTTGACTAAAAAAACAAATGAATTAAAATCCAGTAATGGAGTGTTTAAAACCATGCGGCTGGCATTGTCCTGTACGGGTGAATATGCTCAATACTTTGGAGGTACTGCCGCAGATGCCCTGGCAGGAATGAATGCAACAATGACTAGAGTGAATGGAGTTTTTAACAGAGATCTTGCTGTAAAATTATTGCTTGTTGCCAATGAATCGGATATCATATTTACAAATGCGGCTACCGATCCTTATTCTGATGCTTCAATTGGTATGGATCCAATTAAGGATTGTACCGGCGATTGTCCGTCTCCTTGGAATCAGGAACTGCAAAGTACTTTAACATCCAAAATAGGTGAAGCAAATTATGATATCGGCCATTTGTTTGCCGCGTCAGGTGGCGGTGGTGATGCAGCCTGTATTGGCTGTGTATGCAGTGCTCTGCACAATACAAATTCAACACCTGTTTATTCACTCGGTAAAGGGAGCGGTTATACTTCACCATCAAACAGCAAACCCGAAGGTGATCTTTTTGACATCGATTTTGTAGCACATGAAATGGGGCATCAGCTAGGGGCAAATCACATTTTTTCTTATGATGTAGAGGGAACAGGAGTAAGTGTTGAACCAGGAAGCGGTTCCACTATTATGGGATATGCCGGAATTACTGATTATGATATTCAGAATCATTCGGATGATTATTTTTCGTATGCTAGTATTAAGCAGATTCAAGATAATTTATCAATTAAATCCTGTCCAGTCAAAACAGCATTAAGCGGTCAGACGCCAACAGCAAGTGCTGGTGCTGATTATACTATTCCGAAAGGAACGCCTTTTGTTTTGAAAGGAACCGCTTCTGATCCTAATGGTGATGTTATGACCTATTGCTGGGAACAAAATGATTCGGCTGCAAGCTCAGAAAGTGGTGGAAACAGTATTGCTTACAGTACCAAAACTACGGGGCCTACTTTCAGGTCATTTTTGCCTAGCAGTGTTACCAATCGTTATTTTCCAGCTTTCGAAAGAACATTGGTTGGACAGTTGAGTACAACTTGGGAATCTGTTTCTAATGTTGGCAGAGCATTAAATTTTGTATTTACCGCCAGAGATAACGCAGCTTCGGGTTTAGCGCAGACGTATTCAGACGCTATGGTCGTTACTGTTGATGGTGCCAAAGGTCCGTTTGCTGTAACATCACAGAATACTTCTGGCACCAGCTGGGGTTTAGGTTCATCCCAAACTATTACTTGGGATGTGAATGGAAGTAATTTATTGTCAGGGTCAGCTAATGTAAATGTTAAAATGTCTATAGACGGAGGACAGACTTTTCCAATTGTTTTGGCTTCCAATACCCCAAATGATGGTTCTGAAGTAATAACCGCTCCGTCTACAGCCGCTAAGAGCTGCAGGATTTTGATAGAACCTACGGGCAATATTTTCTATGCGTTAAACAGTACTTCATTTACGTTAGGCTACAGTATTCAAACCACTTGTAACACCTATACTTTTGCGGCGCCTTATACTATTCCTGAATCACAGACTTATGCAGAGAGAACAATTGTGGTTCCAGCTTCTTCAGGGGAAATTACCGATGTTAATTTTAATGTTAGTTTTACGCATACCTATATTTCTGATGTTCAAATTGAAGTGGTGAGTCCGAATGGGACTACTGTAAAGCTGTTTGATAAATCCTGTGGTGCGACAAATACTAACCTGATTTTGACCTATGATGATCTGGGAGGAACACTAGCATGTGGAATTAAAACCAGTCAGACTGTAGGTCCCGCTGGTGTTTTGTCAGCTTTCAATGGAGAAAATCCTCAGGGAACTTGGAAATTAAGGTTTAGGGATACAGGAGTTGGAGATTCAGGTACAATAGATGCTGCGTCAATCCAGATATGTTCAAGTGCTTATGTGCCTTTGGCTGTTCCTGATTCTGAAATTAATAATTTTATACTGTACCCTAATCCTAATAAAGGAAGTTTTACTATTAAATATAAAAGTGAAAATGCAGAAAATTTATTGGTTACTGTAACTGATTTGTCTGGGCGGAAATTTTATCAGAAAACAATTAAAAATACAGGCGGTATCAGCGAGTTTGTTCAGCTCCCAAATGTAGCTGCCGGAACTTATATTGTTACACTTATAGATGGTAGCCGAAAAGAGAGTGCTAAGATCATTGTAAATTAA
- a CDS encoding aldose epimerase family protein: MNLVKRCVYGISILSLVSMNVQCKGEKKEEAASAALEAKATDSVSIVKTVYGKTEKGDQIDRYTLKNQKGMEVNIITYGGIITSLKVPNKAGKSEEVVIGFNSLEQYQKANPYFGALIGRFGNRIAKGKFTLDGKQYSLAINNGTNALHGGPEGFHRVVWTAEEAKGGDTASLKLKYVAKDMEEGYPGNLTVFVTYTLNKDNALDVLYEATTDKKTVVNLTQHSYFNLSSDFSKPILDHEITIDADKLVPVDATLIPTGKLTDVTNTPFDFRKPKLVGKEINASDDQLKKGLGYDHCWVLNNQGKGERLVASAYYPANGRLLEVYTDQPGIQFYSGNFLDGTLPMRNGGTYAHRTGFCLETQHYPDSPNQKDFPTTVLSPGENYKTKTTFKFSVK; this comes from the coding sequence ATGAATCTAGTAAAACGTTGTGTTTATGGAATTTCCATTTTAAGTTTAGTAAGTATGAATGTACAGTGCAAAGGAGAGAAAAAAGAGGAAGCAGCTAGTGCTGCCTTAGAAGCTAAAGCTACAGATTCTGTATCGATAGTAAAAACGGTATATGGTAAAACCGAAAAAGGAGATCAGATAGACCGTTACACGTTGAAAAACCAAAAAGGGATGGAAGTAAACATCATCACCTATGGCGGTATTATTACTTCCCTAAAAGTGCCTAATAAAGCAGGGAAATCTGAAGAGGTAGTAATTGGTTTTAATTCATTGGAACAATACCAAAAAGCCAATCCTTACTTTGGAGCATTGATTGGAAGATTTGGTAACCGTATTGCAAAAGGTAAATTTACTTTGGATGGCAAGCAATATTCTTTAGCTATTAATAATGGCACAAATGCCTTACACGGTGGTCCGGAAGGATTCCACAGAGTGGTTTGGACTGCTGAGGAGGCCAAAGGAGGAGATACTGCATCATTAAAATTGAAGTATGTTGCCAAAGACATGGAAGAAGGTTACCCTGGTAACTTAACTGTTTTTGTTACTTACACTTTAAACAAAGACAATGCACTAGACGTGCTTTATGAAGCGACTACTGACAAGAAAACAGTTGTAAACTTGACACAGCATTCTTACTTCAATTTGTCTTCTGATTTCTCTAAACCAATTTTAGATCATGAAATCACTATTGATGCTGATAAATTAGTTCCAGTAGATGCTACTCTAATTCCAACTGGCAAATTGACAGATGTAACTAATACTCCTTTTGATTTTAGAAAACCAAAATTGGTTGGCAAAGAAATCAATGCAAGTGATGACCAATTGAAAAAAGGGTTGGGTTATGACCACTGCTGGGTTTTAAACAACCAAGGAAAAGGAGAACGTTTGGTTGCTTCAGCTTACTATCCTGCAAACGGAAGACTACTGGAAGTGTATACTGACCAGCCTGGAATTCAATTCTACTCTGGTAACTTCCTTGACGGAACTTTACCAATGAGAAACGGCGGAACATATGCACACAGAACTGGTTTTTGTCTTGAAACACAGCATTACCCAGATTCTCCAAATCAAAAAGATTTCCCAACGACTGTATTAAGTCCAGGAGAAAATTATAAAACAAAAACTACTTTTAAATTTTCGGTTAAGTAG
- the bioB gene encoding biotin synthase BioB: MSITKHNWTKEEIIAIYNKPMMDLLFEAATIHREHHDPNVVQVSTLVSIKTGGCSEDCGYCPQAARYNTGVEGNDLMSVNQVKAQALQAKSGGSSRVCMGAAWRNVKDGPEFDQVLEMVRTINKMDMEVCCTLGMITENQAQRLAEAGLYAYNHNLDTSENYYKEVISTRGFEDRLQTIENVRKTSVTVCSGGIIGMGESVEDRAGMLVALSTLNPQPESVPINALVAVEGTPMQDEKPVEIWEMVRMVATTRIVMPHTQVRLSAGRTNMSREGQAMCFFAGANSIFAGDKLLTTPNPDVNEDMKMFDLLGLKPQKPFKKAAQRPTVEAVDSQFESLGEKPKWTRPNHIIEKNLEASIKGK; this comes from the coding sequence ATGAGTATCACAAAACACAACTGGACAAAAGAAGAAATAATTGCTATTTATAATAAACCTATGATGGATCTGCTTTTTGAAGCGGCTACTATCCATAGGGAACACCATGACCCAAATGTAGTTCAAGTATCAACTTTAGTATCTATTAAAACAGGCGGCTGTTCTGAAGACTGCGGGTATTGTCCGCAGGCGGCAAGATACAATACTGGCGTTGAAGGAAACGATTTAATGTCGGTAAACCAAGTAAAAGCGCAGGCACTTCAAGCCAAATCCGGAGGTTCTTCACGCGTATGTATGGGAGCTGCCTGGAGAAATGTAAAAGACGGTCCTGAATTTGACCAGGTTCTAGAAATGGTACGTACAATTAACAAAATGGACATGGAAGTATGCTGTACTTTGGGTATGATTACCGAAAACCAAGCACAGCGATTGGCAGAAGCCGGTCTTTATGCTTACAATCATAACTTAGATACATCTGAGAATTATTACAAAGAAGTAATCTCTACCCGAGGATTTGAAGACCGTCTACAAACAATAGAAAACGTTCGTAAAACCAGTGTTACTGTATGCAGCGGCGGTATTATAGGAATGGGAGAAAGCGTTGAAGACAGAGCAGGAATGCTTGTTGCTCTTTCAACTTTGAATCCGCAGCCGGAATCTGTTCCTATTAATGCATTAGTTGCTGTAGAAGGCACTCCGATGCAGGACGAAAAACCAGTAGAAATCTGGGAAATGGTTCGAATGGTTGCTACCACCAGAATTGTAATGCCGCATACACAAGTGCGTTTATCTGCAGGAAGAACAAATATGAGCCGCGAAGGTCAGGCCATGTGTTTCTTTGCAGGTGCCAATTCTATTTTTGCAGGTGATAAATTACTGACAACTCCAAACCCAGATGTAAACGAAGACATGAAAATGTTTGATTTATTAGGGCTGAAACCTCAAAAACCATTTAAAAAGGCCGCACAGAGACCAACTGTAGAAGCTGTAGATTCTCAATTTGAATCTCTTGGAGAAAAACCTAAATGGACACGTCCAAATCATATTATTGAAAAAAATCTGGAAGCTTCTATCAAAGGAAAATAA
- a CDS encoding ribulokinase: MKNYVIGLDYGSDSVRAVLIDTENGQELASSVCDYKRWKNKEYCNASINQFRQHPLDHIEGLETTIKYVVENSKVDPSLIRSICIDTTGSSPVPVAEDGTPLALTEGFEHNPNAMMVLWKDHTAINEANEINELAASWGGEDFTKYEGGIYSSEWFWAKILHVAREDEAVKKAAYTWMEHCDLMTYLLIDDKDLKTFKRSRCAAGHKAMWHEDWNGLPPAAFLEKLDPYLASLRGKLYDETYTSDLAAGNLNKEWADRLGLSTDTIIAVGTFDAHSGAVGAKIDERTLVRVMGTSTCDIIVDTKESIGTKTVRGICGQVDGSVIPGYIGLEAGQSAFGDVLAWYKELLLWPTENLLSSSALLNEEQKAQLKAEISDKLIVELTAEAEKIPLTESIPVALDWINGRRTPDANQEVKSAISNLSLGTKAPHVFKSLVNAICFGSKKIVDRFEEEGVRIDTVIGIGGVARKSPFIMQTLANVLNKPIKVALSDQAPALGAAIYAAVAAGIYPNVIEASQKMGSPFESEYTPELDKVAAYNKLLLAYEQLSAFADPSIKKQHNELYI; encoded by the coding sequence ATGAAAAATTATGTAATAGGATTAGATTATGGCTCAGATTCTGTTCGCGCAGTATTGATTGACACTGAAAATGGGCAGGAATTAGCATCCAGCGTTTGTGACTACAAGCGATGGAAAAACAAAGAATATTGTAATGCCTCAATAAATCAGTTTCGCCAGCATCCTTTGGATCATATCGAAGGGTTAGAAACTACCATAAAATATGTAGTCGAAAACAGTAAAGTAGATCCTTCTCTTATTCGAAGCATTTGTATAGACACTACAGGATCTTCACCAGTACCAGTTGCCGAAGATGGAACACCACTAGCTTTGACCGAAGGTTTTGAACATAATCCAAATGCCATGATGGTATTATGGAAAGACCATACTGCTATCAATGAAGCCAATGAAATCAATGAATTAGCAGCCAGCTGGGGCGGAGAAGATTTTACAAAATATGAAGGAGGAATTTATTCATCTGAATGGTTTTGGGCCAAAATTTTACATGTTGCCAGAGAAGACGAAGCTGTAAAAAAAGCAGCTTACACCTGGATGGAACATTGCGATTTAATGACATATCTGCTAATTGACGATAAAGATTTAAAGACTTTCAAAAGAAGCCGCTGTGCTGCAGGTCACAAAGCCATGTGGCACGAAGACTGGAATGGATTGCCGCCAGCAGCATTTTTAGAAAAATTAGATCCCTATCTGGCTTCGCTCCGTGGCAAATTATACGATGAAACGTATACATCCGATTTAGCTGCTGGAAATTTAAATAAAGAGTGGGCTGACCGATTAGGGCTTTCTACCGATACAATTATTGCAGTTGGAACTTTTGACGCTCATTCAGGAGCTGTAGGAGCAAAAATAGACGAACGCACTTTGGTCCGTGTAATGGGAACCTCAACGTGTGATATTATTGTTGATACTAAAGAATCTATCGGAACAAAAACAGTTCGCGGAATCTGCGGTCAAGTAGATGGTTCTGTAATTCCAGGTTATATCGGACTAGAAGCGGGACAATCTGCTTTTGGAGATGTATTGGCATGGTACAAAGAACTTTTATTATGGCCGACTGAAAACCTGCTTTCCTCTTCTGCTCTATTGAATGAAGAACAAAAAGCACAATTGAAAGCTGAAATCAGCGACAAGTTAATTGTTGAATTAACTGCCGAAGCAGAAAAAATTCCGTTAACAGAAAGCATACCAGTTGCGTTAGACTGGATTAACGGGCGAAGAACTCCAGACGCTAATCAGGAAGTAAAAAGTGCAATATCAAACTTATCCTTAGGAACAAAAGCACCGCATGTATTCAAATCATTGGTAAATGCAATTTGTTTTGGTTCCAAAAAAATTGTGGATCGTTTTGAAGAAGAAGGTGTCCGTATTGATACCGTAATCGGAATTGGAGGTGTTGCCCGCAAATCACCATTCATCATGCAGACATTAGCCAATGTATTGAACAAGCCAATCAAAGTAGCTTTATCCGATCAGGCACCAGCATTGGGAGCTGCCATTTATGCGGCTGTTGCTGCCGGAATATATCCAAATGTAATCGAAGCAAGCCAAAAAATGGGAAGCCCATTTGAAAGTGAATACACCCCTGAATTAGACAAAGTTGCTGCTTACAACAAACTGCTTTTGGCTTACGAACAATTAAGTGCATTTGCAGATCCATCTATTAAAAAACAACACAATGAGCTCTATATATAA
- the araA gene encoding L-arabinose isomerase: protein MIDISQKEVWFVVGSQELYGPETLLKVAEHAAIMAKGFDEASQIPVKVVCKDTLKSPKQVLDLCLEANSNKNCIGIITWMHTFSPAKMWIGGLSILNKPLCHLHTQYNAEIPWATIDMDFMNLNQSAHGDREFGFMMSRMRKKRKVIVGHWQEDRVLTKLGNWTRVALGWNELQNLKVARIGDNMREVAVTEGDKVEAQLRFGMSVNGYDSSDVTKHIEKVTDAQLADLLAVYEASYNLTPSLLEGGAQRQSLVDAAKIELGLRAFLEEGGFGAFTDTFENLGVWKQLPGIATQRLMADGYGFGGEGDWKTAAMVRALKVMNIGLEGGTSFMEDYTYHFTPQKSYVLGSHMLEICPSIADGKPSCEVHPLGIGGKEDPARLVFNSPAGDAINVSLVDMGTRFRLIVNEVTAVKPMAELPKLPVARVLWDCKPNLDVAATAWILAGGAHHTVYSQAVTTEFMEDFADIAGIELLVIDANTTIRNFKDTINANEAYFHLFQHKL from the coding sequence ATGATAGATATCTCTCAAAAAGAAGTTTGGTTTGTAGTAGGAAGCCAAGAATTATACGGGCCTGAAACGTTATTAAAAGTTGCAGAACATGCTGCAATTATGGCAAAAGGATTTGATGAAGCCTCTCAGATTCCAGTAAAAGTGGTTTGTAAAGACACTTTGAAATCGCCAAAACAGGTATTGGATTTGTGCCTAGAAGCTAATTCAAACAAAAACTGTATTGGAATCATCACTTGGATGCATACTTTCTCTCCTGCAAAAATGTGGATCGGCGGTTTGAGTATTTTGAATAAACCATTGTGCCACTTACATACACAATACAATGCCGAAATCCCATGGGCAACAATCGATATGGATTTCATGAACTTGAACCAGTCGGCTCACGGAGACAGAGAATTTGGTTTTATGATGTCGAGAATGCGCAAAAAACGCAAAGTAATCGTTGGACACTGGCAGGAAGACCGCGTTTTGACTAAACTAGGAAACTGGACAAGAGTTGCCTTAGGCTGGAACGAATTACAAAACTTAAAAGTAGCCCGTATTGGTGACAATATGCGTGAAGTAGCAGTAACAGAAGGAGATAAAGTAGAAGCGCAACTGCGTTTTGGAATGTCTGTAAACGGATACGATTCTTCAGATGTGACTAAACATATCGAAAAAGTAACCGATGCTCAATTGGCTGATTTATTAGCAGTTTACGAAGCTTCTTACAATCTGACTCCATCACTTTTAGAAGGCGGAGCACAAAGACAGTCTTTGGTTGATGCAGCAAAAATTGAATTAGGTTTAAGAGCTTTCCTTGAAGAAGGAGGTTTTGGAGCATTTACAGATACATTTGAAAACTTAGGAGTATGGAAACAGCTTCCAGGAATTGCAACACAGCGTTTAATGGCTGATGGTTATGGTTTTGGAGGAGAAGGAGACTGGAAAACAGCTGCAATGGTGAGAGCTTTGAAAGTTATGAATATCGGACTTGAAGGAGGGACTTCATTCATGGAAGATTATACATACCACTTTACTCCACAAAAATCTTATGTTTTGGGATCACACATGCTTGAAATCTGTCCATCAATCGCTGACGGAAAACCATCTTGTGAAGTACATCCATTAGGAATTGGCGGTAAAGAAGATCCTGCACGTTTAGTATTTAATTCTCCTGCTGGTGATGCTATCAACGTTTCATTAGTAGATATGGGAACCCGTTTCAGATTAATTGTAAACGAAGTAACTGCTGTGAAACCAATGGCTGAATTGCCAAAACTTCCAGTAGCACGTGTATTATGGGACTGCAAACCAAATCTTGATGTAGCTGCTACGGCCTGGATTCTTGCCGGAGGCGCGCACCATACTGTTTACAGCCAAGCGGTAACTACCGAATTCATGGAAGATTTCGCTGATATTGCTGGTATCGAATTATTGGTGATTGATGCCAATACGACTATCCGTAATTTCAAGGATACTATCAATGCTAATGAAGCTTATTTCCATTTGTTTCAGCATAAACTATAA
- a CDS encoding IS1595 family transposase has translation MESFKGESIIDFFNTFKTDLDCLEYLASIKWKGDFRCSKCNHTKFTIRKLNFARDCNLCHHVESPTANTIFHKVKFGTRKAFGIVFEMSATTKSLSSSQMAKRYSISRPTAWLFMHKVRSAMHSSELNPVVGTVYVDEFVYGGKENLKQGRSNNTKKKKIVAAVELDEKGGVKRAYFKRIDDYSSDELGKIFQSHISPEAKIKTDKWTGYKPLKKQYNIEQIKSNTSDFFQINTIIHQVKAWLRSTYSWMHEQNIEKYLDEYSYRLNRSIHKQSIFNNLIIKMMNQNHIGLQKIKISI, from the coding sequence ATGGAATCATTCAAAGGCGAAAGCATTATCGATTTTTTCAACACATTCAAAACTGATTTAGATTGTTTAGAATATTTAGCATCAATAAAATGGAAAGGAGACTTTAGATGTTCAAAATGTAACCATACTAAATTTACTATTCGAAAATTAAATTTTGCCAGAGATTGCAACTTATGTCATCATGTTGAGAGCCCAACGGCAAATACTATTTTTCACAAAGTAAAATTTGGAACCCGTAAAGCTTTCGGAATTGTTTTTGAAATGAGTGCCACTACTAAAAGTTTATCCTCTTCTCAAATGGCAAAACGTTATTCAATTAGCCGGCCAACAGCATGGTTATTTATGCACAAAGTTCGTTCAGCAATGCATAGCAGTGAGTTAAACCCTGTTGTTGGAACGGTCTATGTAGATGAGTTTGTTTATGGTGGGAAAGAAAATTTAAAGCAAGGACGAAGTAATAACACTAAGAAAAAGAAAATTGTAGCCGCTGTGGAACTTGATGAAAAAGGAGGTGTAAAAAGAGCTTATTTTAAAAGAATTGACGATTATTCGTCTGACGAACTTGGCAAGATTTTTCAAAGTCATATTTCGCCGGAAGCAAAAATAAAAACGGATAAATGGACAGGATATAAACCATTAAAAAAGCAATATAATATTGAACAAATTAAGAGCAATACTTCTGATTTTTTTCAAATAAACACCATTATCCATCAGGTAAAAGCATGGTTAAGAAGTACCTATTCTTGGATGCATGAGCAAAATATTGAAAAGTATCTTGATGAATATAGCTATCGATTAAATAGGTCGATACACAAGCAAAGCATATTTAACAATCTAATTATAAAGATGATGAATCAAAACCATATTGGTTTACAAAAAATTAAAATAAGTATATAA